In Microcella indica, the genomic window AGCACGAAGGCGCTGAGCGGCTCGCCCGTCACGATCACGAGCAGGGCGGGGAGTGCGAGACGGAACAGCGACTCCTCGACGATCCCTGCGTTGACCGAGAGCGCCGCGCCCCAGCCGAGCTCGGGCCGGTTGCGCGGCAGGAGCGAGGCGATGTCGCCGACCATGATGACGCCGCCCTCGGCGCGGGCGCTGCGCACGCCGAGCACGGTGAGCAGGGTGCCGCCGACGACGGCGCCGAGCAGCAGGCCGGCTCCGAGGCCGCCGGTCAGAGCATCCCGCAGCCAGGCCACCGGCGGCAGGGCCTGCGTCTCGGCGAGCAGCGGCGCGACGAACGGGTGCACCGCGAGGAGCACGAGAGCGGCGGTGCCGCCGAAGAGGGCGAGCGATTCGATGAGCCAGCGCCGCAGCATCGCCTGGCGGCGCACCGTCGAACGGTAGCGGCGGAAGCGCGCGTACTCGCGGCGATCCTTGCGGATGGCGCGCACGAGGAACAGCACGAGCAGGCCGGTCGCGAGGAGGGCGGCCGCGAGCCGAGTGAGCCAGTCGAGGTCGGGGAGCACGCCCCCAGTCTCCTGCACGCGGCAGCGAGGCGGGCTGAGAGGATGGCGGCATGAGCGAGCTCCCGACCCCGCGACCGCACCCGCAGCTGGACCAACTCATCGCCGTGCTCGAGTACCTGCGGGCTCCCGGCGGCTGCGCCTGGGATGCCGAGCAGACGCACGAGAGCCTCGTGCAGTACCTCGTCGAGGAGTCGCACGAGCTCATCGAGGCCATCGAGCACGGCTCGCGCGAGGACGTGCTCGAAGAGCTGGGCGACGTTCTCTACCAGGTGCTGTTCCACGCGGACATCGCGGCGGCGAGCGCCGAGCATCCGTTCACGATCGAGGATGTCGCGGCCGCGACGACCGCGAAGATGGTCGGCCGCCACCCGCACGTCTTCGGCGACGTGGTCGCCGACACGGCAGACGACGTCGCGGCGAACTGGGAGACGTGGAAGCGGCAGCAGAAGCCAGCACGCACCTCGGTGCTGGACGGCGTCCCGGCCGGCCTGCCCGCGCTCGCCCGGGCCGAGAAGGTCCTCGGGCGAGCGCACAGCGTCTCCGCCGACATCGTGGTCGACGAGAGCGAGCCGGGTCTCGACGACGAGGCCGAACTGGGGCACCGGCTCTTGAGCCTCGTGGCCGCGGGCCGCGCACAGGGGTTGGACGCCGAGCGCGCCCTGCGCGCCGCCGTGCGCGATCTCGAGTCGCGCATCCGCGCGGCAGAGTCGGCAGCGGCTCGCACAGTGGTTGACTGACGCTCATGACGGCAACCCCCTCGCACGCCTCGAGCGGCGCCGCGATCGAGGTGCACGGGGTCGCGCGCTCCTTCGGAGACGTGCACGCCGTGCGCGACGCGAGCTTCACCGCGCACGCCGGGTCGGTCACGGCCCTCATCGGCCCGAACGGCTCCGGCAAGACCACGCTCATGCTCGTGCTCGCGACCCTGCTCGCGCCGGATGCGGGAACCGTGCGCATCGCCGGAGCCGACCCCGTGCGCGATGCGCGAGCGGTGCGCCAGCGCATGGGATGGATGCCCGACGTGCTCGGCTCGTGGGCGACGCTGAGCGTGCGGCAGACGCTCGAGACGACGGGGCGGCTGTACGAGCTCACGCCGGCGCAGTCCCGCGAGCGGGCGCGCGAGCTCATCGAGCTCGTAGGGCTCGAGTCCCTCGCCGACCAGCCGACGCGCGTTCTCAGCCGCGGCCAGAAGCAGCGTTTGAGCCTCGCACGCGCGCTCGTGCATCGGCCGGAAGTGCTCTTGCTCGACGAGCCCGCGTCGGGCCTGGACCCGGCGGCGCGCGTCGACCTGAGGGTCCTCGTGCGGCAGCTCGCTGCGGAGGGCGTCGCGGTGCTCGTCTCCAGCCACGTGCTCGCCGAGCTCGACGAGATGGCCGACGCCGCCGTGTACCTCGACCACGGCGTCACCGCCAGCGCCGAGCGCATCGAGTCCTCGCGTGCGGGGGCGCGACAGTGGCGCATCCGCGCGGTCGACCCCGCGGCTCTCTCGGCAGCGCTCGAGAGCGAGGGCGTCGAGAGCGCTGGTCAGGACTACCTCGGAACCCTGATCTCCGTGGCGAGCGAGGCCGACGCGGCCGCCCTGCTGGCCCGTCTCGTGAGCGCGGGAGTCGCCGTGAGCGCCTTCGGGCCGGCGGTGGGCGACCTCGAGCACACCTTCCTCGACCTGGCGCGCGGCGAGCGGCCGGAGGAGGCGCGATGACCCGGTACTCGGACACACTCGGCACGATCATCCTGCTCGAGCTGCGGCAGCGCATCCGCTCGGTCGCCTGGATCGTCCTCGTGATCGTCGTCTTCGTGCTCGTGGGCGTCGTCACGGCGATGCTGTGGGCCTCGATATCCGCCTTCGGGGGCGACGCCGAGACGGCGGGCGTCTACTCGACCATCATCTTCTTCGTGCTGCTCGTGGGCACTCTCGTCACGCCCGCCATCAGCGGGGGCGCGGTCAACAGCGATCGGGACGCCGGAACGCTCGCGACGACGCAGGTGACGCTCGCGAGTGCGCCGCAGATCGTGCTCGGCAAGTTCGTGGCGGCCTGGACCGTGGCGCTCACCTTCCTGCTCGCCTCCCTGCCGTTCCTCGTCTTCTCCGTTGTGGCGGGCGGCGTGCGGCTCGACACGCTCCTGGCCTCGCTCGGCGTGCTCGTGCTCGAGCTCGGCGTCGTCGCCGCGATCGGCGTCGGTCTCTCCGCACTCATGTCTCGAGCCCTGTTCTCGGTCGTGACGACCTACCTGGCCGTCGCCGCGCTGAGCATCGGCACGCTCATTGCCTTCACGCTCGGCGGGCTCGCCTTCCAGTCAGAGGTTCGCTCGACCTACATCGGCGTCGACTACTCCGTCGGGGGCGAGTTCGATCCGCAGACAGGATTCCCCGAGCAGGTCGAGTGCCTTCCGCCCGAGACCTACGAGTACCTCGTGCCGCGCTTCGACCACGTGTGGGGCATCCTCGCCGCGAACCCGTACGTCGTGCTCGCCGATGCCGCGCCGACCACGTTCGACAGCAACGGCAACCCGCAAGACCTGTTCGGCACCATCGCGACGGGCGTGCGAGCGGCCCAGCTCGCCCCCGAGCTCGAGATGGTCACGGACGAGTGCGCGGCGGCGCTCGCCGGCGACCTCGACCTTCTCAACGACTACGAGACGCCTCAGGAGATCTTTGAGCGCACGGTGCCCAGCTGGTTCGTCGGCCTGCTGCTGCACCTCCTGCTCGCAGCACTCGTACTGGGCGGCGGCATCGCGCGCACGCGCACCCCGGCGGGTCGCCTGCCGAAGGGCAGCCGCATCGCCTGAGCGCGCCGGAGGCGCCCGGGCTGCGTGACAGAATCGAGCGTATGGCCAGCCCGGTGACCCCGCCCCGCGGGATGCGCGACATCCTGCCCGCCGACAAGGCCCGGCGCGAGCGCGTGCTCGCGACGGTGCGCGGCGTGTACCGCGCGCACGGTTTCGACGAGATCGAGACTCCCGTCATGGAGGACGCCGACCGCCTGCACGCGGGCCTCGGCGGCGACAACGAGAAGCTTGCGTTCGCGGTCATGCGGCGCGGTCTCACCGTGGATGACCTGCGCACCGCCGAGTCGCCGCTCGACCTCGCCGACCTCGGGCTGCGGTTCGACCTCACGGTGCCGCTCGCGCGCTTCTACGCGAGCAACCGCGGGCAGCTGCCGACCGTGTTCCGCGCCATCCAGGTGGCGCCGGTGTGGCGGGCGGAGCGCCCGCAGAAGGGCCGCTACCGGCAGTTCGTGCAGTGCGACATCGACATCATCGGCGAGCCGGGCATCATCGCCGAGGTGGAGCTCATCGCGGCGACCTCGGCGGCGCTCGACGCCCTCGGCATCCCCGACTGCAGCATCCGCGTCAACGACCGCCGTCTGCTCACGGCGTGGCTCACGCGGCACGGCGTGCCGGCGACTCTGCAGCCGCAGGCGCTCATCACGATCGACAAGCTCGACAAGCTCGGCGTCGACGGGGTGGTGGAGGAGCTCGTCGCCCTCGGCGTCACGCAGGCGCGGGACCTGTTCGAGGCGCTCGCCGCCGACGAGGACGACTCGTGGAGCCTGCTGCAGAGTCCCGCGTTCGACGGAAGCCCCGCCCTCGACGATCTGCGCGCACTGCGCGCGGCACTGCCCGAGCTTCCGCTGCAGTTCGACCCGTTCCTCGTGCGCGGCATGGGCTACTACACGGGCCCGATCTTCGAGGTCGCGCACCCGCAGCTCGGCTACTCGCTGGGCGGCGGAGGCCGCTACGACGGCATGATCGGGCGGTTCCTCGGCAGCGAGGTGCCCGCGACGGGCTTCTCGCTCGGCTTCGAGCGCCTCATCGACCTCGTGCAGCTCGCCGAGACGGGGGGCGCAGAGGATGCGGCTCTCGTCTACGACCGCGATGTCGCTCCCGCGACGATCGTGACCCTGCAGGCCGCCCTCGTCGCGGAGGGCGCCCGGGTGCGTCTGCTGAAGCGGCCCAAGAATCTGCGCGCCGCTCTCGAGCAGCTCGAGGCGGACGGCTTCCGCCGCTTCGCGCCCGTGGCGCACGACACCGCACCCGACCCTGCGCTTCTCGACTGGCGTAGGCTCGGAGCCGCAGATTCGACCACCACCGAAGGAGACTGACCCGTGGCAGCTATCGAGGCCGTTGGAGCCCGTGAAATCCTCGACTCGCGAGGCAACCCGACCGTGGAGGTCGAGGTTCTGCTCGACGACGGGACGGTTTCGCGCGCGGCCGTGCCCTCGGGCGCATCGACGGGCGCCTTCGAGGCGTATGAGCTGCGCGACGGTGACAAGGGCCGGTACCTCGGCAAGGGCGTGCTCAAGGCCGTCGATGCCGTGCTCGACGTGCTCGGCCCGGCCGTGGAGAACCTCGACGCGAGCGACCAGCGTCTCATCGACGCCGCTCTCATGGACGCCGACGGCAGCGACAACAAGTCGAAGCTCGGCGCGAATGCCATCCTCGGCGTCTCCCTCGCCGTCGCGAAGGCGGCAGCCGACTCTGCCGACCTACCCCTGTTCCGCTACGTCGGCGGCCCCAACGCCCACGTGCTCCCCGTGCCGATGATGAACGTCATCAACGGAGGCTCCCACGCCGACACGGGCGTCGACGTGCAGGAGTTCATGATCCTGCCGATCGGCGCGGAGAGCTTCACGGAGGCTCTGCGCTGGGGTGCGGAGACCTACCACGCGCTCAAGGGCGAGCTCAAGGCCGGCGGCTTCTCGACCGGTCTCGGCGACGAGGGCGGCTTCGCCCCCGACCTTCCCGGCACGAAGGCCGCGCTCGACTTCCTGCTCGCGGCGATCGAGAAGGCGGGCTTCACGCCCGGAACCGACATCGCGCTCGGGCTCGACGTTGCGGCGACCGAGTTCTACTCCGACGGGGTCTACAGCTTCGAGGGCTCGACCCGCACGGCGGCCGAGATGGCCGCCTTCTACGCGGAGATCGTGAACGCGTACCCGCTCGTCACGATCGAGGACCCGCTCGACGAGGATGACTGGGACGGCTGGGCCTCGCTCACGACCGACGTCGGCACGAAGGTGCAGATCGTCGGCGATGACCTCTTCGTCACCAACCCCACGCGACTCGCGAAGGGCATCGCGCACGGCACCGCGAACTCGCTCCTCGTGAAGGTCAACCAGA contains:
- a CDS encoding CPBP family intramembrane glutamic endopeptidase produces the protein MLPDLDWLTRLAAALLATGLLVLFLVRAIRKDRREYARFRRYRSTVRRQAMLRRWLIESLALFGGTAALVLLAVHPFVAPLLAETQALPPVAWLRDALTGGLGAGLLLGAVVGGTLLTVLGVRSARAEGGVIMVGDIASLLPRNRPELGWGAALSVNAGIVEESLFRLALPALLVIVTGEPLSAFVLAALVFGALHAYQGWLGVVATSVVGLLFTTLYVVSGSILLAMLVHILFDLRTLVVIPMAVYRVHEVPGSVRFPRPLALAAPPAQPEADA
- a CDS encoding ABC transporter ATP-binding protein gives rise to the protein MTATPSHASSGAAIEVHGVARSFGDVHAVRDASFTAHAGSVTALIGPNGSGKTTLMLVLATLLAPDAGTVRIAGADPVRDARAVRQRMGWMPDVLGSWATLSVRQTLETTGRLYELTPAQSRERARELIELVGLESLADQPTRVLSRGQKQRLSLARALVHRPEVLLLDEPASGLDPAARVDLRVLVRQLAAEGVAVLVSSHVLAELDEMADAAVYLDHGVTASAERIESSRAGARQWRIRAVDPAALSAALESEGVESAGQDYLGTLISVASEADAAALLARLVSAGVAVSAFGPAVGDLEHTFLDLARGERPEEAR
- a CDS encoding ABC transporter permease, producing the protein MTRYSDTLGTIILLELRQRIRSVAWIVLVIVVFVLVGVVTAMLWASISAFGGDAETAGVYSTIIFFVLLVGTLVTPAISGGAVNSDRDAGTLATTQVTLASAPQIVLGKFVAAWTVALTFLLASLPFLVFSVVAGGVRLDTLLASLGVLVLELGVVAAIGVGLSALMSRALFSVVTTYLAVAALSIGTLIAFTLGGLAFQSEVRSTYIGVDYSVGGEFDPQTGFPEQVECLPPETYEYLVPRFDHVWGILAANPYVVLADAAPTTFDSNGNPQDLFGTIATGVRAAQLAPELEMVTDECAAALAGDLDLLNDYETPQEIFERTVPSWFVGLLLHLLLAALVLGGGIARTRTPAGRLPKGSRIA
- the hisS gene encoding histidine--tRNA ligase, which translates into the protein MASPVTPPRGMRDILPADKARRERVLATVRGVYRAHGFDEIETPVMEDADRLHAGLGGDNEKLAFAVMRRGLTVDDLRTAESPLDLADLGLRFDLTVPLARFYASNRGQLPTVFRAIQVAPVWRAERPQKGRYRQFVQCDIDIIGEPGIIAEVELIAATSAALDALGIPDCSIRVNDRRLLTAWLTRHGVPATLQPQALITIDKLDKLGVDGVVEELVALGVTQARDLFEALAADEDDSWSLLQSPAFDGSPALDDLRALRAALPELPLQFDPFLVRGMGYYTGPIFEVAHPQLGYSLGGGGRYDGMIGRFLGSEVPATGFSLGFERLIDLVQLAETGGAEDAALVYDRDVAPATIVTLQAALVAEGARVRLLKRPKNLRAALEQLEADGFRRFAPVAHDTAPDPALLDWRRLGAADSTTTEGD
- a CDS encoding MazG family protein translates to MSELPTPRPHPQLDQLIAVLEYLRAPGGCAWDAEQTHESLVQYLVEESHELIEAIEHGSREDVLEELGDVLYQVLFHADIAAASAEHPFTIEDVAAATTAKMVGRHPHVFGDVVADTADDVAANWETWKRQQKPARTSVLDGVPAGLPALARAEKVLGRAHSVSADIVVDESEPGLDDEAELGHRLLSLVAAGRAQGLDAERALRAAVRDLESRIRAAESAAARTVVD
- the eno gene encoding phosphopyruvate hydratase; this translates as MAAIEAVGAREILDSRGNPTVEVEVLLDDGTVSRAAVPSGASTGAFEAYELRDGDKGRYLGKGVLKAVDAVLDVLGPAVENLDASDQRLIDAALMDADGSDNKSKLGANAILGVSLAVAKAAADSADLPLFRYVGGPNAHVLPVPMMNVINGGSHADTGVDVQEFMILPIGAESFTEALRWGAETYHALKGELKAGGFSTGLGDEGGFAPDLPGTKAALDFLLAAIEKAGFTPGTDIALGLDVAATEFYSDGVYSFEGSTRTAAEMAAFYAEIVNAYPLVTIEDPLDEDDWDGWASLTTDVGTKVQIVGDDLFVTNPTRLAKGIAHGTANSLLVKVNQIGTLTETLDAVSLAQRSGYTAVLSHRSGETEDTTIADLAVATNCGQIKTGAPARSERVAKYNQLLRIEEELGEAAVYAGRSAFPRFTA